In Candidatus Nitrosarchaeum limnium SFB1, the following proteins share a genomic window:
- a CDS encoding hypothetical protein (hypothetical protein Nmar_0754), with protein MTDIDNPKQITQTQIIKKIQYLIDTNNGDIGRLYHILEHVKQGKSLFNSDQIYLENKVSGPFIIIDEEKPKENPILSKIQSLIDSGIGDPGRLQYIYDKVSHNKPLFHSDQIYLEHKLKSDTDNENRSFNFDESQKVECDLTKESKDSKVVLETVSRLDTNEPKLRGTMPKGWSPPKNKPNELGGLYEKIKTEEELLAEQKNTRNELEIQRSKLAQLILNRKEYEKQVLLEKSQLESQIKEEHLNIQAQTKLSEQILLQKEEIEKVKTERNELMKKIEKEKEQVSKELEYQKKQLSQTRLEQDDIEKQIKKERLALSKMLEVQKTNLLKQSQITQDIKEKQIDLEKAKKEYAEILSQVTDEKNKLTESKKLKKLIQLQEKGLMKTKEQRLKIEDTISKEKEDIAIKTKEEQEKLKIQSNLAKQIMDEKRALDEIKQKRKMIEKEIKSEKKKSKDKQTK; from the coding sequence GTGACAGACATCGACAATCCTAAGCAAATCACACAAACTCAAATTATTAAAAAAATACAATATCTAATTGACACAAATAATGGAGATATTGGACGATTATATCATATTTTAGAACACGTTAAACAAGGTAAGTCTCTTTTTAATTCAGATCAGATATATTTAGAAAATAAAGTTAGTGGGCCATTTATTATTATTGATGAAGAAAAACCTAAAGAAAATCCAATTCTTTCAAAAATACAATCATTAATTGATTCAGGGATAGGAGATCCTGGGAGATTACAATATATCTATGATAAAGTATCACATAACAAACCACTATTTCATTCTGATCAAATTTACCTAGAACATAAATTAAAATCCGACACAGATAATGAAAACAGGTCATTTAATTTTGATGAATCACAAAAAGTTGAATGTGATTTAACAAAGGAATCAAAAGATAGCAAGGTAGTTTTAGAAACTGTTTCTCGTTTAGATACCAATGAGCCAAAACTTCGTGGCACAATGCCAAAAGGATGGAGTCCCCCTAAGAACAAACCAAATGAATTAGGTGGATTGTATGAAAAAATTAAAACAGAGGAGGAATTATTGGCGGAACAAAAAAACACACGTAACGAACTAGAAATACAACGTTCCAAATTAGCTCAACTTATTTTAAACAGAAAAGAGTATGAAAAACAAGTTTTACTTGAAAAATCTCAATTAGAATCACAAATTAAAGAAGAACATCTCAATATTCAGGCACAAACTAAACTCTCAGAGCAAATTCTATTACAAAAAGAAGAGATTGAAAAAGTAAAAACAGAAAGAAATGAATTGATGAAAAAAATTGAAAAAGAGAAAGAACAAGTATCAAAAGAACTCGAATATCAAAAAAAGCAATTATCACAAACACGTTTAGAGCAGGATGATATTGAAAAGCAGATTAAAAAAGAAAGGCTAGCGCTTTCAAAGATGCTTGAAGTGCAAAAAACGAATTTATTAAAACAGTCCCAAATTACTCAAGATATTAAAGAAAAACAAATAGACTTAGAAAAAGCTAAAAAAGAATATGCTGAAATTTTATCTCAAGTAACTGATGAAAAAAACAAACTTACAGAATCTAAAAAATTAAAAAAATTAATCCAATTACAAGAAAAAGGGTTAATGAAAACGAAAGAGCAGAGATTGAAAATTGAAGACACCATTTCCAAAGAAAAAGAAGATATTGCTATTAAAACAAAAGAAGAGCAAGAGAAATTAAAAATTCAAAGCAATTTGGCAAAACAGATCATGGATGAAAAAAGAGCACTTGATGAAATAAAACAAAAACGAAAAATGATTGAAAAAGAGATCAAATCAGAAAAGAAAAAATCAAAAGACAAACAAACAAAATAG
- a CDS encoding hypothetical protein (hypothetical protein Nmar_1364) produces the protein MKAIFKKEILNDPESENSTYTNFTLKRNTEFCCEKFKVFCKKFTVWSYEQGKFAIVDQITYEGQSIQPIDFCPFCGEKIDYEDENKPSKSTKKKK, from the coding sequence ATGAAAGCGATTTTCAAAAAAGAAATACTAAATGATCCAGAATCTGAAAATAGCACATATACTAATTTTACACTAAAACGTAATACTGAATTTTGTTGTGAGAAATTCAAAGTGTTTTGTAAAAAATTTACTGTTTGGAGTTATGAACAGGGGAAATTTGCAATAGTAGATCAAATAACATATGAAGGACAATCAATTCAACCTATAGATTTTTGTCCATTTTGTGGAGAAAAAATCGATTATGAAGATGAAAATAAACCAAGTAAATCAACTAAAAAGAAAAAATAA
- a CDS encoding hypothetical protein (hypothetical protein Nmar_0745) produces MGDGIGGPVIGCLSNNTFELLVTHFRKDNKDDYAKTERIIIAKIDNPDEPEYQETTKTDLEMALKGKFVSCNVQYRDSKTDALVCNVFVQKPPEGFV; encoded by the coding sequence ATGGGAGATGGAATAGGAGGTCCAGTTATCGGTTGTTTGTCAAACAATACTTTTGAGCTTCTAGTGACACATTTTCGTAAAGACAATAAAGATGATTATGCAAAAACAGAGCGCATAATCATTGCCAAAATTGATAATCCAGATGAGCCAGAATATCAAGAAACAACAAAAACAGATCTTGAAATGGCATTAAAAGGAAAATTTGTTTCATGTAATGTTCAGTATAGAGACTCTAAAACAGATGCTCTAGTATGCAATGTATTTGTTCAAAAACCTCCAGAAGGTTTTGTGTAA
- a CDS encoding radical SAM domain-containing protein: MTSYVLEQLVGESKALDRAIAGEELSYDDGMELMNYDNLHILGAVADIARKKLVGDTVSFTASYYMNYTNVCAASCQMCAFYRKDGAEDAYTLTPEQIEQRVGIAETMGATEVHIVGGFHPTLPLEYYEDMMKVIKKNHPQLKIKALTAAEIFFLSKLTKNSTKEILSRLKDAGLDSMPGGGAELFHPEVRGKIVRGKCTGQEWLDTIEQAHNLGIKSNVTMLYGHIENPSHVVDHLIKIRELQKKTNGFITMIPLKFSLDNTELEQEHLVNNECSSLYDLRITALSRLMLANVLNNISVYWVAYGKKLAQVALSNGGNDLVGTAFSEEIYRAAGKPTTSSIDELATMVKEIGRQPVQRDTFYNVVKRF; encoded by the coding sequence TTGACTTCTTATGTGTTAGAGCAGTTAGTTGGAGAATCAAAGGCGTTAGATCGAGCAATTGCTGGAGAAGAATTGTCTTATGACGATGGAATGGAATTAATGAATTATGATAATTTACATATTTTAGGTGCAGTTGCAGATATTGCTAGGAAAAAGTTGGTTGGAGATACGGTTTCTTTTACTGCCTCATATTATATGAATTACACAAATGTTTGTGCTGCAAGTTGTCAGATGTGTGCATTTTATAGAAAAGACGGTGCAGAGGATGCATATACTCTAACTCCGGAACAAATTGAGCAACGTGTTGGCATTGCAGAAACTATGGGTGCAACTGAAGTTCATATAGTAGGTGGATTTCATCCTACACTTCCTTTAGAATACTACGAAGACATGATGAAGGTAATTAAAAAAAATCACCCACAATTAAAAATAAAGGCATTAACTGCTGCTGAAATTTTTTTTCTGTCTAAATTAACAAAAAATTCTACTAAAGAAATCCTTTCTCGTCTGAAGGATGCAGGTCTGGATTCAATGCCTGGTGGCGGAGCTGAACTCTTTCATCCTGAAGTCCGAGGGAAAATCGTTAGAGGTAAATGCACTGGACAAGAATGGTTGGATACTATTGAACAAGCTCATAATCTTGGAATTAAAAGTAATGTTACCATGCTTTATGGACATATTGAAAACCCCTCACATGTTGTTGATCATTTAATAAAAATTCGTGAATTACAAAAAAAGACCAATGGATTCATCACAATGATTCCGCTAAAATTTAGTCTTGATAATACTGAACTTGAGCAGGAACATTTGGTTAATAATGAATGCTCTTCTTTGTATGATTTGAGAATAACTGCATTATCTAGATTAATGCTTGCAAACGTTTTGAATAACATTTCAGTTTACTGGGTTGCTTATGGGAAAAAACTTGCACAAGTTGCTTTATCAAATGGTGGGAATGATTTGGTTGGAACTGCATTCTCTGAAGAAATTTATCGAGCTGCCGGAAAACCTACTACTTCTTCTATAGATGAGTTGGCTACTATGGTAAAAGAAATCGGTCGACAACCTGTACAGCGAGATACGTTTTATAATGTTGTAAAGAGATTCTAA
- a CDS encoding hypothetical protein (hypothetical protein Nmar_0744), giving the protein MLIDKKIFAGGIIMLVVGIVLIIFINADVPVGQSGMTEEEVIDLMIKQQENKDMNTLAGILIGVGFMLILISFGARRKRKGSPEKVEKKPAT; this is encoded by the coding sequence ATGTTAATCGATAAAAAAATTTTTGCAGGCGGAATTATTATGCTAGTTGTTGGAATCGTATTGATCATATTCATTAACGCGGATGTTCCTGTAGGTCAATCTGGAATGACTGAAGAGGAAGTAATTGATTTGATGATAAAACAACAAGAAAACAAAGACATGAACACGCTTGCGGGAATTTTAATCGGTGTAGGATTTATGTTGATTTTAATTAGTTTTGGAGCAAGAAGGAAAAGAAAAGGTAGCCCAGAAAAAGTGGAGAAGAAACCAGCCACATAA
- a CDS encoding TPR repeat-containing protein, producing MLIIKSIMCAELDKILSQAYELCEDGNFLDALKLYDLILKKEPQNIAALLDKGVTLQNLGRLKQSIKYYDKVIHLDPNNIQALINKGASLHSSKKYHDAIRCYDLALKIDKKSPMALAYKGLSLGELGDLKDALKHFKKALSIEEDYDLASIGKDTVTKLLKSIQNQKSKTQ from the coding sequence ATGCTTATTATCAAAAGCATAATGTGTGCTGAACTTGATAAGATATTATCACAAGCTTATGAGTTATGTGAGGATGGAAATTTTCTTGATGCTCTAAAATTGTATGATTTGATATTAAAAAAAGAACCTCAAAACATTGCCGCTTTGTTAGACAAAGGTGTCACCCTACAAAATTTAGGTCGACTAAAACAATCTATAAAATATTATGATAAAGTAATTCATCTTGATCCTAATAATATTCAGGCCCTGATAAATAAAGGCGCATCATTACATTCAAGTAAAAAATATCATGATGCTATACGTTGTTATGATTTAGCTCTTAAAATTGATAAAAAATCTCCCATGGCATTGGCCTACAAAGGATTGTCTTTAGGTGAATTAGGCGATCTTAAAGATGCATTAAAGCACTTTAAAAAAGCGTTATCAATCGAAGAAGATTATGATCTTGCCAGTATCGGCAAAGATACAGTTACTAAATTGTTAAAGTCTATTCAAAACCAAAAATCTAAAACACAGTAA
- a CDS encoding UspA domain-containing protein, with product MLFKNILVPWDGSNPSLHAFKIALDIAKKYDSKISVIHCIQNEAYRGQWFPDSRYSKAVIKKQTKSAEAEIDKLVVLAKNKGIQISTTVLATPSVVKQIVTYVKSKKIDLVVMGSHGRTGWSKTLYGSVANGVSQNIHCPVLIVR from the coding sequence ATGCTTTTTAAAAACATTCTAGTTCCTTGGGATGGTTCAAACCCTTCCTTACATGCATTCAAAATTGCATTGGATATAGCAAAAAAATATGATTCAAAGATATCTGTTATACATTGCATACAAAATGAAGCTTATCGTGGTCAATGGTTTCCAGACTCAAGATATTCAAAAGCAGTAATAAAAAAACAAACAAAATCTGCTGAAGCAGAGATTGACAAGCTTGTTGTTCTAGCAAAAAACAAAGGAATCCAAATATCTACTACTGTTTTGGCTACCCCGTCTGTTGTAAAACAAATTGTAACATATGTAAAATCTAAAAAAATCGATCTTGTTGTAATGGGCTCTCATGGTAGAACTGGATGGAGTAAGACTCTATATGGAAGCGTTGCAAATGGTGTGTCACAAAACATTCATTGCCCAGTACTTATTGTTAGGTAA
- a CDS encoding Trk-type K+ transport system, membrane component, with amino-acid sequence MSSNPERSISYVLTKYVTTYMHKEVLMLNQNTRTRDAARLLQHYETDDIIVTDENNIPVGIVTDEDIIRKVSDVTVNAEFTFLKDIMNTPLITINEKASLQDALHKMRDSNVRKLPVVSKKNLVIGIIYQVTIANVIRDATATAPRLLSPPVKAILGNLGFVLQFAGVLLIVPAILSTILGEAVTATGIYLTTVLLLVIGFFLNSYGEKASLNLHQASILVVSSLFLLTLIGTIPYLYVLPYEGSNTEIFANAFFSSAAGFTTGGISLFDQPENLPQSFTFYRSFTQLVGGMSFIYLIITAFYPESKLQSMRGFISGKTLHMRELFATITIIFILYISIIASLLYLFGERNIIDNVSLAMSTVATGGFIPTSTILHNLIWEEKLVLIGGMILGALPFTFHYSLVKKKFLSPKLGKEILIYFAILGGAMALFIGFSGLEPLTSIFYTVSASTTAGLQSDNLSDFNGSAHLILIILMFIGGCGFSTAGGIKIFRLMHLKDIKKIIDKQKNQNYLQN; translated from the coding sequence ATGTCTTCAAATCCAGAGAGATCCATATCATATGTTCTGACAAAATATGTTACCACGTATATGCACAAAGAGGTATTGATGTTAAATCAGAATACTCGAACCCGTGATGCAGCCAGACTACTTCAACATTATGAAACAGATGATATCATAGTAACTGACGAAAACAACATACCTGTAGGTATCGTCACTGATGAGGACATCATAAGAAAGGTTAGCGATGTTACAGTAAATGCAGAATTTACATTTTTGAAAGACATAATGAATACTCCGTTAATAACAATTAATGAAAAAGCATCATTACAGGATGCTCTTCATAAAATGAGAGATAGTAATGTAAGAAAACTTCCAGTCGTATCTAAAAAAAATCTTGTAATAGGAATTATTTATCAAGTAACAATTGCAAATGTCATCCGAGATGCAACTGCCACTGCACCTCGTCTTCTGAGTCCACCAGTAAAAGCAATTCTAGGGAACCTAGGATTTGTATTGCAATTTGCAGGGGTATTACTAATCGTACCTGCAATTTTATCAACAATTTTAGGTGAAGCTGTAACTGCCACTGGAATCTATCTCACTACAGTCTTATTATTGGTAATTGGTTTCTTTTTGAATTCGTACGGAGAGAAAGCAAGTCTTAATCTTCATCAAGCATCGATTTTAGTAGTATCTAGTCTTTTTTTACTCACATTGATTGGCACAATTCCATATCTGTACGTTTTACCATATGAAGGATCAAATACAGAGATATTTGCAAACGCATTTTTTTCCAGTGCGGCTGGATTCACTACAGGTGGCATATCACTTTTTGATCAACCTGAAAATCTTCCACAAAGTTTCACATTCTACCGAAGTTTTACACAGCTAGTTGGAGGAATGAGTTTCATTTATTTGATCATTACAGCATTTTATCCAGAATCAAAATTACAATCAATGCGAGGTTTTATCTCAGGTAAAACATTACACATGAGGGAATTATTTGCAACCATAACAATAATTTTTATCTTATACATTTCAATTATAGCATCACTACTGTATTTATTCGGAGAGAGAAATATCATAGATAATGTCTCATTAGCAATGAGTACAGTTGCTACTGGGGGATTCATACCAACATCTACAATTTTACACAATCTAATTTGGGAAGAAAAACTGGTGTTAATTGGAGGTATGATTTTAGGTGCATTGCCATTTACTTTTCACTATTCTTTAGTGAAAAAGAAATTTTTATCACCAAAATTAGGAAAAGAAATTTTGATTTATTTTGCGATTCTAGGTGGTGCAATGGCATTATTTATTGGGTTTAGTGGATTGGAGCCGTTAACAAGTATATTTTATACAGTATCTGCAAGTACTACAGCAGGATTACAATCAGACAATTTATCTGACTTTAATGGTTCTGCTCATTTGATTTTAATTATTTTAATGTTCATAGGAGGTTGCGGATTTTCAACTGCAGGTGGAATCAAAATATTTAGATTGATGCATCTAAAAGATATAAAAAAAATAATTGACAAACAAAAAAATCAGAATTATCTCCAGAATTAA
- a CDS encoding hypothetical protein (hypothetical protein Nmar_0751) has protein sequence MSLRDKVINIQNNFDNIPPEQIVEILVQIQSNLKSEITQNYLNGKIQGILGTNDVMEKKKLCKNLKPYLDWYIQGL, from the coding sequence ATGTCGTTAAGAGACAAAGTTATAAACATTCAAAATAACTTCGATAACATTCCTCCTGAACAAATTGTTGAAATTTTGGTTCAAATTCAATCCAACCTGAAAAGTGAAATCACTCAAAATTATCTTAATGGAAAAATTCAGGGTATTTTAGGCACAAATGATGTAATGGAGAAGAAAAAACTATGTAAAAATCTGAAGCCTTATCTGGATTGGTATATTCAAGGATTATGA
- a CDS encoding hypothetical protein (hypothetical protein Nmar_0741), with protein sequence MVLPLVDEHKPKCYLCHLGFDNIEKLREHQNIIHKEFLESHEKSIKREPAPGDVTVF encoded by the coding sequence ATGGTATTGCCACTAGTGGATGAGCACAAACCAAAATGTTACTTGTGTCACTTAGGATTTGACAATATTGAAAAACTTAGAGAACATCAAAATATAATACATAAGGAATTTCTAGAATCTCATGAAAAAAGCATTAAACGAGAACCAGCACCTGGAGATGTTACTGTGTTTTAG
- a CDS encoding hypothetical protein (hypothetical protein Nmar_0750) codes for MGLLYTKFYLDFEPNEWREVSSNPVIFETITDNVSLEVYDTSQNSYKLKFKKGAKLQIFRVVGKFRLTWNDDDII; via the coding sequence ATGGGGCTTCTTTATACAAAATTCTATCTTGATTTTGAACCAAACGAATGGAGAGAAGTTTCTAGCAATCCTGTGATATTTGAAACAATTACAGATAATGTTTCACTTGAAGTTTATGATACGTCTCAGAACTCATATAAATTAAAATTTAAAAAAGGCGCTAAACTACAAATTTTCAGAGTAGTGGGAAAATTTCGCCTCACATGGAATGATGATGATATTATTTAA
- a CDS encoding elongation factor EF-2: MAKFKSTTEVLRIIKNKEQIRNFSVIAHVDHGKTTMSDSLLAASGIIAPSAAGKALAMDFDKEEQERGITIYQANVTLFFTQKEKEYVINMIDTPGHVDFSGRVIRSLRAIDGATVVCDAVEGIMTQTETVTRMALEERVRPVLFINKVDRLIKELRLTPEKMQETLAGVVSSFNQLVETYAEPEYKDKWKVSIQDASVTFGSAKDKWAFNVDIMKEKGITFKDVIDAYKNEKVDDLVARAPLADAVLGMVVKHIPPPHVAQKYRIPQIWKGDLDSDIGKALLACSDDGPTIMMVVNMVLDPAAGPVAIGRLFSGTIKDGQTINIIDAKREGRVQSVNFFMGNQREQVGELGAGNIPALLGLTEARAGNTISSVKGIPMFEGVKYVSEPVVQIAIEPKHPKDLPKLVEVLKQLTIEDPNLVVKIDEESGETLVAGMGVLHLDVATHRIQDAKVEIITSEPLINYRETVKGSCEPIMSKSPNRHNKIFMKVEPLEPAIANMLRTGEISDMKDKKVVSDLLKGAGWDTDTIKRIMKMDPRGNVMINGTKGVQFIQESTDSINSGFEEVMKEGPLCKEQMRDCKFIFTHFVPHEDTAHRGLSQLGPASRRACMGALLTAGVTILEPMLAIEVRVPTDLVGNVATVISGKRGKVLDMQQKGAASIITGEIPAAETFTLSEAMRGQTAGRATWNTSFKAWTELPKSIATTAIAEIRKRKGLAPNPPGIEEYIDRE; encoded by the coding sequence ATGGCGAAATTCAAGTCCACTACTGAAGTGTTGAGGATCATCAAAAATAAGGAACAGATTCGTAACTTTAGTGTAATTGCTCATGTTGATCACGGAAAAACAACTATGAGTGATAGTCTTTTGGCTGCATCAGGAATCATTGCCCCATCTGCAGCTGGAAAAGCACTGGCAATGGACTTTGATAAAGAAGAGCAAGAAAGAGGAATTACAATTTACCAAGCAAACGTTACCCTGTTTTTCACTCAGAAAGAAAAAGAATACGTCATTAACATGATTGATACTCCTGGACACGTAGACTTTAGCGGAAGGGTAATTCGAAGTCTCAGAGCCATTGATGGTGCAACTGTTGTATGTGATGCAGTTGAGGGAATTATGACTCAAACAGAAACTGTTACTAGAATGGCCCTTGAGGAAAGAGTAAGACCTGTTTTATTCATAAATAAAGTCGATCGATTAATCAAAGAACTTCGTTTAACTCCTGAAAAAATGCAAGAAACTCTTGCAGGTGTTGTATCTAGCTTTAATCAACTAGTTGAAACTTATGCTGAACCTGAATACAAAGACAAATGGAAAGTATCTATCCAGGATGCTAGCGTAACGTTTGGTTCTGCCAAAGACAAATGGGCATTTAATGTAGATATTATGAAAGAAAAAGGAATTACATTCAAAGATGTTATTGATGCTTATAAAAATGAAAAAGTTGATGATTTAGTAGCACGAGCTCCGTTGGCTGATGCAGTACTTGGAATGGTTGTTAAACATATTCCACCTCCACACGTTGCTCAAAAATATAGAATTCCTCAAATTTGGAAAGGGGATTTAGATTCTGATATTGGAAAGGCTCTATTGGCATGTAGTGATGATGGGCCAACAATTATGATGGTTGTCAACATGGTATTAGATCCTGCAGCTGGACCTGTTGCAATTGGTAGATTGTTTTCAGGAACTATCAAAGATGGACAAACGATTAACATTATTGATGCAAAACGAGAAGGTAGAGTTCAATCCGTAAACTTTTTCATGGGAAATCAAAGAGAACAAGTAGGTGAACTAGGTGCTGGAAACATTCCTGCACTTTTAGGATTGACCGAAGCTAGAGCAGGTAATACTATTTCATCTGTTAAAGGCATCCCAATGTTTGAAGGAGTCAAATATGTTTCAGAACCTGTAGTTCAAATTGCAATAGAACCAAAACATCCAAAAGATTTACCTAAACTAGTTGAGGTTCTCAAACAATTAACCATTGAAGATCCTAACCTTGTAGTAAAAATTGATGAGGAATCAGGCGAAACCCTTGTTGCAGGAATGGGTGTTCTTCACCTTGATGTAGCAACTCATCGTATTCAAGATGCCAAAGTCGAAATCATTACTTCTGAGCCACTTATCAATTACAGAGAAACAGTAAAAGGCAGTTGTGAACCAATAATGTCCAAATCTCCAAACAGACACAACAAGATTTTCATGAAAGTAGAGCCTTTGGAACCAGCTATTGCAAATATGCTAAGAACTGGTGAAATCAGCGATATGAAAGACAAAAAAGTTGTTTCTGATCTACTAAAAGGTGCTGGGTGGGATACTGACACAATCAAGAGAATTATGAAGATGGATCCACGCGGAAATGTTATGATTAACGGTACAAAAGGTGTTCAATTTATTCAGGAATCTACTGATTCTATCAATTCTGGATTTGAAGAAGTAATGAAAGAAGGTCCTTTATGTAAAGAGCAAATGAGAGATTGCAAATTCATCTTTACTCACTTTGTTCCTCACGAGGACACTGCTCATAGAGGTCTATCTCAACTTGGCCCTGCATCAAGGCGTGCATGTATGGGTGCCCTTTTGACTGCAGGTGTTACAATTTTAGAACCAATGCTTGCAATTGAGGTAAGAGTTCCAACCGATCTAGTAGGAAACGTTGCCACGGTTATCTCTGGTAAACGTGGTAAAGTACTAGATATGCAACAAAAAGGTGCTGCAAGTATTATTACTGGAGAAATCCCAGCAGCTGAAACATTTACTTTATCAGAAGCCATGAGAGGTCAAACTGCTGGACGTGCAACGTGGAATACTTCCTTTAAGGCATGGACTGAACTTCCAAAATCTATTGCTACAACGGCAATTGCAGAAATCAGAAAAAGAAAAGGTCTTGCACCTAATCCCCCTGGTATCGAAGAATACATCGACAGAGAGTAA
- a CDS encoding hypothetical protein (hypothetical protein Nmar_0749), whose protein sequence is MTYLEPNSDLYERERIVLEFIKKYPEKHHNALISMIVPECMAKATFEKTRDSLLEKEIIGAQKKGNMKFYFPTLDYLDKFQQHVERITNTSFHNIKNQLKRLESSYRHKDVNEKISLSTSLLKDLMLTDNGFTFLDSNKNPQKTLYRDEHLEIQQMIHLLFTIVKNDKDFDSIYPTIMSFFSASMPRNFQEIE, encoded by the coding sequence ATGACCTATCTTGAGCCTAATTCAGATTTGTACGAGCGTGAAAGAATTGTTTTAGAATTTATCAAAAAATATCCTGAAAAGCATCATAATGCACTCATATCTATGATAGTGCCTGAATGTATGGCAAAAGCAACATTTGAAAAAACTAGGGACTCTTTACTTGAAAAAGAGATTATCGGTGCACAAAAAAAAGGTAATATGAAATTCTATTTTCCCACGTTAGACTATCTTGACAAATTTCAACAACATGTTGAGAGAATCACGAATACTTCATTTCACAATATCAAAAACCAATTAAAAAGACTCGAATCGTCATATCGACATAAAGATGTAAATGAAAAAATTTCTCTATCTACATCTTTATTGAAAGATCTGATGTTGACTGATAATGGATTCACTTTTCTTGATTCGAATAAAAATCCACAAAAGACCTTGTATCGTGATGAACATCTTGAAATTCAACAAATGATCCATCTACTCTTTACAATAGTCAAAAATGATAAAGACTTTGATAGCATTTATCCAACAATTATGAGTTTTTTTAGCGCTAGCATGCCTAGAAATTTCCAAGAGATAGAATGA
- a CDS encoding hypothetical protein (hypothetical protein Nmar_0746) → MFTGKVSSQDFTVTHVIEDIEKLNRKATNPELDVTAVSVHACAYIPGYTILRSGGSFGIGYGPIVTAKKQMSIDEIKKCKIAIPGKMTSAFLLLQLMIGKFDYVEMNFSDIPEAVKKGKVDAGLVIHETQLSYEQEGNVKILDVGEWWDKETDGLPVPLGINVMKTSLGEDTIHKFDKYLQASIEYGLKNLDDALEYAMQYSRGKPRELIEKFVKMYVNKVTINMGDKGEESIRRIFEMAKEKNLVPDFKLSIAIK, encoded by the coding sequence ATGTTTACAGGAAAAGTATCATCTCAAGATTTTACAGTAACACATGTAATTGAAGACATTGAAAAATTAAATAGAAAAGCAACAAACCCAGAACTTGATGTAACTGCAGTATCTGTTCATGCTTGTGCATACATTCCAGGATACACGATACTGAGAAGTGGGGGAAGTTTTGGTATTGGATATGGTCCAATAGTTACTGCAAAAAAGCAAATGTCAATAGATGAGATAAAAAAATGCAAGATTGCCATACCTGGAAAGATGACATCAGCGTTTTTACTACTTCAATTAATGATAGGAAAATTCGATTATGTTGAAATGAATTTTAGTGATATTCCAGAAGCTGTAAAAAAAGGGAAAGTTGATGCAGGGCTGGTTATTCATGAAACCCAGTTATCATATGAGCAGGAGGGTAATGTCAAAATTTTAGATGTGGGTGAATGGTGGGATAAAGAAACAGACGGATTGCCAGTTCCATTAGGAATTAATGTTATGAAGACAAGTTTGGGAGAAGATACAATTCATAAATTTGACAAATACCTTCAGGCATCAATTGAGTACGGATTGAAAAATCTTGATGATGCTCTAGAATATGCCATGCAATACAGCAGAGGAAAACCAAGAGAGTTGATTGAGAAATTTGTAAAAATGTACGTCAACAAAGTTACTATAAACATGGGCGATAAAGGTGAAGAATCTATTAGAAGAATTTTTGAAATGGCAAAAGAAAAAAATCTTGTACCAGATTTCAAACTAAGTATAGCCATCAAGTAA